TACATAAacggcacctacataaagtacactcTCATACAGCGAcgctgcacaaaaaaaataaaaaagttatgagcgccgggatgcaaagagggaaatataaaaaaattaatctgtCCTCAAGGCAAAatgtggccgtgtccttaaggagtTACTTTATATAAAGCTATGAAAATCCATTTAAAGGGGGAATTCTTATTTGTATCACAATGTATTTTTATAACAAACAATAGATTTTATCAACATATTCGCaaagtaccattttttttttctttttgcagttCTGTTGCAAGGGAAAACCACAGGTAGATTACTGAGCTACCACAAAAGGTTTAAGCTATCCAAAGAAACAGTATACGCCCCAGTTTACTGCTCACCCACTTCCTGGATGATGCTTTAGTTCTCTTATGATTAGGCTACTTGTAGTTAAATGCTGGACTAATTCTCAGTACAGTCCGGAGGACCACTGCTCTGCTAACACAGGGATAAGGGCAGGTTACGTGTATGTATACTTGCACTCAGTTACATTACAAGGAATACATACACATAAAATGTTGTGGTGAGGTTGCATGAACAATCGATTGGCTTCATATTAGAATTAGCATTGGCTGTCTTTATCATATAGTTTAATATGATGATACACGGCTCTCGGTAACACATGAActgttattttctatttttatttggagaagttttttttatgcatttattgATTGCATTATTATGAATACAAAACATCTCCACTAGAGTTTTTTTgctgtttgtttttctttttgtaattATGTTTTAATCCGGTCCTATTTTTGGACCTGGTTCTTATTTTAAGACCTAAACTCACTGCTTTTTGCAACTTGTATAAAAATAAGCCCtgactaaaaaaaattacaaatgtatTTCTGCATCAGTTTGCATTCAATAGAAATTAATTTGATCCGTCAAAAactactgtaaaagaaaaaatatgtatACAAATGGGTAATCTAAGGTATCATGCACATGGTTGTATTACAGATCCATGCAGTACAAATATGTAACATGGTGTTCATAGCGTTCTGTActgcaaacagaaaaaaaaaaattctgacagaCTCTCCCTCTCTGATCTGCATACCTTGGAACCACTTCACTTTTGCGGCCTATTTCTGTTGTTTCACCCCCACCCATTTACGATGCTGTGGGTATATACTATCATGGATTTCTCTGGTCTTATTTGAGCCTCCATTTGTTGATTTGAAGCTTCATCTGAGACCACTTTAGGTCCAATTCCAGTTTATGTCCATTATTCTAGAGTCCTATGGAATATACACCTATTAACAGGACATCTATATACTGCTATTATGCTTCACacttgtgtatatactgtatacgtaTATTttctatggatatatatatatatatatatatatatatatatatatatatatatgattcatTGCATGCATCACTGATGTTTCTTCTGCATTTATTGCAGTGTTTGAGAAAGGCCGTATTTGTAGGCCAAAACGTTACACGCAATTTTGCCAGTTTCTGCATGAAAGATTTTTTGCAGCAGCATAACGAACTACGGAGTTATCTTTGAAAAAGAGTTATGTAATGACTGTAAACACTGCTGTTTTACAAAAGCAATACTGTATGGATGAACCTGTAAGGCTAagtacacacagagtttttttgattagttttttgacgcggaaaccgcgccaaaaactcgtcaaaaacggcccgaaaatgcctcccatcgatttcaatgggaggcgggggcggttttctcccgtgagcggtaaaaccggctcgcgggataaagaagcgacataccctatcttcaggcgtttccgcctctgacctcccattgacttcaatgggaggcagaggaagcatatttagcggcgttttatgcccgcagcggccAATggtcgcaggcgaaaaacgccgcgaaaatcggcgtgcagggagaggaaaatctgcctcaaacttccaaacagaattttgaggcagaaattctgcctgcaaaatactccgtgtgaacatagcctaaggctgacAGTATTTAGAAATCTCCCCATTTGTTTTGATTTTGGGATCAGCAACCTACTACATCCGGTCGCTTGGAAACCCTATATAAATATAAATCTCCCTTTTAAGTAATTCAGTGCTTTATATACATCACATTCAGCCACATCAAAAAGTTCTGTATCATTTTGAAAAACACCTAAAACCAATATtccattttattacatttctgcTTGTCGAAATTCTCATTTTCTTCAAGTAACTTGAATGTcagttgtatttatttttttatttttaacaacaaTCAATCAAAATGATTTGGAGAATGTGCAAACCTCTACAAACGTATTGCCATTGTACAGCAATAAAGAAATGCTCGATATTATCCTCATATGTGTTGTAACCAGTGAAGCCTAGAAAGAGGGCTGATAAAATGAGAAATATAGCTTTGCCATGATGAATACAGAGAGTAAGGATACTGTTATTGCAGTGGGGAATATATAACAGCAAATATTTTGATTAATGTTGTTAATAGCCAAGTAATTGAGAGAAAAATGTAGATAGAAAATGAGCGTCAAATAACAACATATAAAGGAAACAAAGCAGAGCAGATACaagtgaaatgtaaaaataagCTCATAAATAGAATCGTTGTGCTGGATCTGTAATTGTCATGGTTGCCTTCTTTTACAATCCATAGTATGTCTCacaacattatttttattatgagcaagaAAGACAAATGAATCTCTTGCGGTTTGGTGAACAACTTGCAATAATGTTTCAACGGCTCTAGTTCTAGAAAATTAATTAACATTCCTGTCAatactgcaaaaataataatCACAGTTAATTCTGGCTTCTAAGTTTATTGCCACCAATattctttacaaaaaaaaaaattctatgaccATGAATTGGTTAGAAGTGGACAAGTGTTATTTTAGTTTCCCAACCCTACAAGACCTTTTTTGGGTCCAGGACCCATTTGTCCCATTTCCTTTCCCCCTGAATTTTCCTGCTGTATAAATACGGTACTCCCAAGTTGTCCTTCTCACCTATATGAATATTATTGGTCACTATAGTATAAAGTGTCATTAACTAAGTTTATTCTGCTCTCTTCAAGCCTACAACGTTCTGTGTCTGTTTTCCATTCTTCTCCTTTTACTTATtaagattgtaaaaaaaaaaaaatattgtgccaaaGAAATATTAGCATTAAACTCATTTATGATGCTGTCTGTTCAATGTTTCTACCATTGCCACTCTCAGTGATAGTCAAAGCCTAGGTCCTATATGATGACTGAATATATACTGTCTATTAGAAAGACGCAACCATGATGACCTGTTAATTATTAAAAGGAAAGgaaaatcaaaaagaaaaaattaccTTTTGCATGATTATTGGCTTGGATGTATTCATATGCAAAGGAGTCTTTGGAGGTCGTGGTGGTGGGAGCTGAGCATGGTTTTCATATCTTCTCACCATATAATACTCCTCTTCATTAATTTCTTCTGTGTTAGTTTTTGTTGGTAATGAAAATACTGTGCCTTGATAATGACCAACGACCAGAAAAGAAATGCTTAGGCGGAACACTGGAAGTTCCCAAACATCTTCAGGTCTATCATATAAACTAACAAGCAAGTATGAGTCTGTAATTTGCTCTTCCAATTTCAATACTGATGTGTTGGCTAAAATGTCCTCTCCCACTGTAAACAAGTCCCTCACTGACACCTTTACATTCAAAGGCAGCTGAAAATTTTTGCAAAGTTCTGATAAGGAGTACATTTTGCTATCATGCACGATCTCTATAAAGCCCCCTTCTACATACAGTGGAAGACTGACTTTCATAAAGGTCCCCTCTATTGTTTTTGTACATTCAAGAGTATCTATAACAGTTTTTGTTCCTTCACATATGACTTCATAGGGCTTACACTCTTTCACCTGCAACATGTCTCCGACATTTAGTGAGGAAAATTCCTTATGTACTGAATGGAACGATTTTGTTGCTACCACATGCAGATCGAACATTTCTCTCTTTGCGATATTTATGTCATAGACAGTTGGAAAGAATCGGGGCCGCCGTTTAAATTTTCCCTTGTAGCTGGACGGAATAAGGAAATGTCTCTTTGGATTATCACTTCTGGACTCTGAGGCAATAATTCTATCAGCTTGATACTTTTTGTGAACAATGATCCTTTTTCCACATCTTAATACTTTGTAAGCATTACAATGTTTTAATGGCCcttccagaatttctgcaactaatGGGAATTCATTGGTAGTTTTTTCAAAGATATCCTGAGTGTTTAATATTTGGGCGAAGTGTAATAAATCACAGTTTGGGGTAATATCCAATACTTCTACATCCAGATCTGATAAAAGATTAAAGAAACCTCCATCTGAAAAAAAAGAGAGGGAAAACCCATATCAcggagttacatagttagtatggttgaaaaaagacaaatgtccatcaagttcaaccaagggatgggaaaaagagaAAGGACAAAACTAAAATTCTACACATCAcacaggagctgatatttttttgttctagga
This genomic stretch from Rhinoderma darwinii isolate aRhiDar2 chromosome 4, aRhiDar2.hap1, whole genome shotgun sequence harbors:
- the THEMIS gene encoding protein THEMIS, with amino-acid sequence MMTTTLQAFVQSLDPKTLPRVLQIQSGFYNGGSHYELTGNECSLSTGDLIKITELKVKKVIATYNECNRLPAAEFPPNFPGLFTIVPDKNPYHSIEEIVQTLRIGSLQFGKPNLYSHSNLHVGDLIIEKGINLIFNSVEDINGVKSVECKVTIKGTSHSFTLPLSHTGEFYECLDERIYTLKEIVDWKIPKNRTRTVILKDIVGNCTSQKLFYSAFIKVMMVLNPVYEVKTLTQYGGFFNLLSDLDVEVLDITPNCDLLHFAQILNTQDIFEKTTNEFPLVAEILEGPLKHCNAYKVLRCGKRIIVHKKYQADRIIASESRSDNPKRHFLIPSSYKGKFKRRPRFFPTVYDINIAKREMFDLHVVATKSFHSVHKEFSSLNVGDMLQVKECKPYEVICEGTKTVIDTLECTKTIEGTFMKVSLPLYVEGGFIEIVHDSKMYSLSELCKNFQLPLNVKVSVRDLFTVGEDILANTSVLKLEEQITDSYLLVSLYDRPEDVWELPVFRLSISFLVVGHYQGTVFSLPTKTNTEEINEEEYYMVRRYENHAQLPPPRPPKTPLHMNTSKPIIMQKMLSKNENAEETLQIESSQEDCLQTCNEIGSNITAKPSIDKVPEQR